Sequence from the Panicum virgatum strain AP13 chromosome 5N, P.virgatum_v5, whole genome shotgun sequence genome:
GTATGCTTCTATGAAGCCACATTGCAAGACAGATCTATTTGCCTCATTTCCAAATATCAAAATTCATCACATTTCTGTGACTAAAAACAGTGAAAGGAATATGCAACAAAGGTTTGGAATGGTTGACTTAAGACCACCCCAAAATGTCATTTATTTGTTACAGGACGGAGTACATTCACCTAACTTGTAAGATAGTTCAGACCTTCAGTGCAAGTCATATATTTCAAGTTTTCAACTGTTCTTCAGCTCGCAACAATATGTCCACAATGAATAGATAATTCCCAAATAGAAATTTCAATGTAACTCACCTTAAGTATTGTAGATTTGCTTAGCTTTCCAAGGGGAAGTTTATCAGCATTGTAACCTAATTTTATTAGGTAAAATAAATTAGTAAATGCTAATGCTACATGAAAAAGAAACATGAACATACTTTTGAAGTTTCAAAATAAAGAAATGCAAACTGATGAACAAGATATAAAGTACAATCCCATCATTTGAACTGGTGGCCAATAACTACCTTTACTTCCTACGTTTTTTGAAATtaggtttcaaatttgactGGTGGGGGAAAGACCACTCCCATATCTTTTGAACTAAGAAGAATCTTTTCCTGGTCTGGTCGAGAAAAGGCCCCAAAGGCTGGCTGCCTGGACACGCCACAGGGTGCCCAGGGCACATGGGCCACACAGTGGTTACGCGTATAACTCGGAACAGCCAACGAGGGGTCTTCTTTTAATCCAGCCCCGTCTAATTCGCTCCCAGGGCGAGTTGAACCCAGCTGGATGCTACTCAGGTGCTCTAACCCTTAGTTATAACTCCCTCATTATAGGATCTAACATGTACTAAACTAACCATACAGAATTCAGGATCAGAGGTGTGTTCCCTAGGACGCTGTCCCTTCAGGGTCAATGGACAACAATATCACAGATCATCGAAAAAAATTGTTTGTAACAATACCCATCATCATATAAATACAGCTAATAACAACAAAACAGCTTACCTATTTCCACCATTTGCTGCTTCATCATGCTAATATTGCATATCAGGGATATGAATTGTGCAATCCGAGTTTCAAGTTTTGTCTCTTTTATCTGATCAGTAATGGAACCTTTCTTCTCAGCCTTATTCTGGGGCAAATAAGAAGAACAAAGGATTAAACCTAAAAGGCCAAGACAGACATTAAAATGCAAATCATTTGCTGAGTAAAACTTACTGTTTCCTTATGAGTTTCTCCATAGTCCATTTCAAGCCAAGTGTACTTCTTTGCATAACATCTGAATTTCTTGCGATCACACCAAAGGTTATTAGTTTTGTTCTGAAACTTCCCCTCAAATTCATATATTGCTTGGTCTCGTGTCGAAAAGGGACCATGCAGTTTATCTTGACCTCGTGCCCCTACTCTCCCCCATCTATTGTAAACCAAGAAGCTTCCACCAGCATCAGATTCTACAATTAAGTGGCACCAGTTAACATTCTATCGGATATCAGCCATCATTCATAGTTAAAAGAATTAACAGCAGAAATAGTAGTACGGAAGAAACTAAGAGCAGAAATGGGAGCTCCGAAATTTCTAGAAAGCATAACATTTTCATGGATCAATAACTCAGTTGCTGCGATTTCGAATAAACTGAAGGTAGGCACTTGCACAAATAGTGATTTGCAGGACAAACCTAAAACTTGGATGATATAGAACTTATTGTTGTTATCTCCAACATTAGTCTGGTTCAAGGTGGCATCATAGATATCATCACCctgtagaaaaaaaaaatggtgaCTATAAATACAACAAAATACTTATTGATGGAAAAAAAACAGATGAGTCTCAACTCTCAAGGAGTAAATGATTTGAAGAGTACATACAAATGTGACCCAAGATATTTTAGTCTGCAGGTACGATATTTGCTCTAAGGgcctgtttagttcgtgaaaatttttgggtttggctactgtagcactttcgtttttatttggtaattagtgtccaattattgactaattaggctcaaaagattcatctcatcatttccagctaaactatgcaattagttattttttaaaactacatttaatgcttcatgcgtGTGTccaaaaaattcgatgtgacggggaatcttgaaaatttttgggaactaaacaaggcctaaattCAACTAATTTGCACCAGGTAGAAACTGAATGAACCATGGTTAAAACTGAAATTTAAAGACCCAAGGTAAAGGTAAAATGAAACTACATACCAGTTGCAAGACATGATAGTTCGCTTTTATGTGATCAGGGATGTGCTGGTCCAGCACTGCAGCACCCTTCTTGGTGGCTGTAACCATCTTCTCCTTTTTCACCTCCTCAACCTTCTCAACACCACCTGCACCAAACAATTACGGAAGCAAGTTATATGCCTCTCTTTGTTTCCTGCCATCTGTTTGAAAAGGTGCACCAAGAAAAAGAACTAAATTATAAGACCTTTTGGAGCTCTCTTCTCGTCCTGAACATCATCTGTGGCATTAGCAGGGACCAGCAGCAGCCTCTCAATAACATCCTTCTTGCTACCATTTGCCGCAAGTCCCCGTGACTTGGCCACTCCCTGCAGCTCGCGGTAGCTCATGCCCTCTAGCTTTGCCGCCTCCAAAGAGGCATCGCCGTTCCCCTCTTCCACCCCATCACCAGTCCTTTTCCTCTTCTTGTTGGCTTTGCACCCGCCGTTCCCTTCGCCATCCACGACCACACCATCTCCATCTGCTGCCGCAGCAGCCACcgcagcctcctcctccttgcggaTTGCGGCGTCCAGCCTCCGCACCTGATGGAAAAGGCATTGGGGGCACTGAGGTCACAAGGACTATCTCGAACGCATCAATACGCGCGCGCagtagcaacctagcacaagcACAGCACGCGTGCGCCTGGTGCGCGCCCCCATTCGCGCCGCTGGAGCCGTGCGCACGGCAGCAATAATGAAAAACGCCAATCGCAGCGGACTGCCGGGGCCCGCGCGTCACGAATTGGCGAGAGGCGGGTGGACTCACGAGCGCCGGCTTGTTGCCGGATTCGTCGAGGCcgcggcgctgcagctcggcgcggAGCTCCTCCACCCGCAGCCTTGTCGACATTTCCCCCTCGGCTCCTGGTGTTCCCGGAAGGTTCTAGAAGGTTGGCCCCCCtggggcggtggcggtggttggGTGGGCCGTGGGAAGGGAATGGCGGCGAGCGCAGAGGGGGAGAGGAGTTGGAGTTTCCGGCTCGCTCTCGATGGGTTTTGGGGGCTGGGTCGCCGGGGGTTTTGGTGGCGGGTTCCTTCCGAGGGAAGGGGATGGGAGTCGTGCTGGGGAAGGAGATGGGCGGCGAGACTAGTAGTGGTGGGGAGCGCCGAAAATGTTGGGCAGACGAGCGGGAAAATGAAAAGAATtttgggagttttttttttgttcttcggAATCCTGTTATTCCCTGGCTGCATTCAAGAAAGGTTCAATTGGTAATATAAAACGGTACTTCTGGCATCCGGAGTCGGATCATAATTTTTCCATGGGACATCCATCAAAACATTGATAAATAACAGTTGTAACATTAGAAATCAACACTTGCGACATCAAAATGtatataaataatattatttttattttttatattccaAGATAAAATTATAGGTCATGTTCACGTCGACCTGAGCCCATCTAGGTCTATTTGTGAATATGGATGTACAGTCAATCAAAGTCGAACCTATAGCTAGAGCATATTAATATTGTATGAAATGAGTGATATTCTTTAgcataattaattatatatacTATTTCACCTTTAAGAAAGTTCAGAAAAATATGCACTATACCACTATTTGTCAAATGGCCGTACAAGTCCAAAGTACAATGATCAAACCTTTCACCTACTtattgttgacagccaaatttggcaggctcagaggccgaccggtctgaccgattgggccgactggtctgaccgatctgtccagttgtaatccgagtagacttcatttattttgaaaattcttgtataaaccgacttggaAAGGGGTACGACtaccccggcctataaatataaaagctaaggccgattgaggtattcccaatcgaatcaatacaaaatacatctactttttgttcctctcaaaccctagccttttccaaccctaattTACTGTTCTTCTCGCGTCCCGGCGATGTtcgaagacgttctgagtggccttgcCGACCTCAGGGCAACCCTAGCTgcgcgagctccgacggggtccctcccgaacTTGCGTTCCTAGGTCATCGCGGCGTtctgcacagaccggtcagaccggtctgccagggcatcgctggttcagatcgttttgacgatctacTACGCCTTCTAGCGCGTTCGAGTGTGTTGgtgcgattctgtgtcaacatactttttggcgactccgctagggaaagattaatctggtttcaaaaccgatctaatctgcTCTTCGAAGAAAATGGGCTCCAAGGCAGAGATTGACaaggacagaccggtcagaccggtctaacgcaGAATGAttgcagcagaggctagatcagtatcgggcgcgtacgaacgatatgtgtgaaacCATTGAATATTCTGATGATCTagacaagctgggccaagggtttacatcggtcgatcctttagaaaaggtagatattggtgatggaactattcctaggccgacctttgtaaataaaaatttatcggctgaatataaagccgatttgatTAATTTGTTgaaagaatatgttgattgttttgcttgggagtatcataaAATGACTGGtttaagtcgtgatcttgttgaacatcgtttaccaattaaagccggttttagaccttataaacaaccggttaaGCGTTTCAATCCaattatttatgaccgaattaaacaTATTCCGATGGAAAAGAATGGAAAGGTGCCAatgctataatggttctctaaatacATATCTTGATAAgtgccttgatattatttcctccttcgatggatttattattaaacatattCCGATGGAAGAGAATGGAAAGGTaaatactctggctcagcaagcatctggctataatgttacgaaaaaatatttcaacattcgcaagccgatgtaAACTAAagccgagtttctggttctggaACAACCGGACCGACCGGTCtgcgaaaccggtctgaccggtccatagACCGGTCTCACCGACAGTGCTGTTGTCAGTTCTGATTCGGCCAACAAAGATGATTCAATTGTCTCGGCCGAAActcaggattggagggtccctcttaTATCATATTTAAGAGATCCTGGTCATGGTGCGGAGAGAAATATttggcgtttggctttcaagtatgttttaattgatGATGAGTTTaatcgtcgaactgccgaagatttacttctcaagtgtttagactcggatcaggcccgagttgctatgggtgaggttcatgtaggtatttgtggtactcatcaatcggctcccaaaatgaagtggttacttagaagagccggtttctattggcccaccatgctatccgattgtttcaaataCTATAAATGATGTGaggaatgtcagcggtttggtgatttacaattggtgcctgctgcgttgatgcatattattattaaaacatggccgttccgaggttgggggttggatttcattgaacaaattaatcctccatcttcaaaggggcatcgcttcgtgttagttgctacggattattttaccaagtggaccgaagcagttcctttgaaggATAGGACACATAAGGAgataattgagtttattactgagcatattattcatagatttaGTATTTATATCAAAAGATGTGCATGCCTTTGCCGAATTTtacaagattaagttgctcaattcgtCTCCATATTATACTCAGGCCAATGGATAGGCCGAGTCTAgcaataagattttgatcaaacttatcaagaagaagatagaagaaaatactaagaggtggcatgaagtgttatccgaggCTTTATGGGCTCATCATATATAGatatggtgctactaaggttactcctttcgagcttgtgtatggtcaagaggtcgttttacccgttgaggtaaatctggacgcttatagattagcaaaacaaaatgacctctccgctgttaattatcttgatttgatgatggataatattgatgaagtgaccgacaagcgtttgaaagctttgaaggagattgagaaagacaagcttcgggtggccagagcttacaacaaaaaggtaaaacttaaattttttcaggttggagatctagtttggaagacaattttgcctcttgggatgaaaagcaacaagtttgatAAATGGTCGCCAAGTCGGGAGGGTCCGTACAAGATTATCAAGGCTATCTCCAGTAATTcatacatgatggagacggtgcAACGGGAGCATCTACCAAGAACTATTaatgggagatacttgaagaagttctattctagcgtatggcaaagtgcatgaagaCGAAGACGGCCGGTATTAGATATCGCccttaaatttattttttagacTTGTATGTTCTGTGTAAGACATGTACATCAGAATAGTTCTTGTTTTTTGGCTTGTggaactcaccaaaaagcagagggacatatgttgacagccaaatttggcaggCTCAGAggccgactggtctgaccggtctgaccagttgtaATCCAAAAGAGTaggcttcgttttattttggaaattcttatacaaaccgacttggagaggggtacgacttccccggcctataaatataaaggctaaggccgagtGAGGTATTCCCattcgaatcaatacaaaatacaTCTACTTTTTGTTCTTCTCAAACCCTatccttttccaaccctaattTGCTGTTCTTCTCGCGTCCCAGCGACGTTCgaaggcgttctgagtggccttgcTGACCTCAGGGCAACCCTAGCTgcgcgagctccgacggggtccctcccgagcttacGTTCCTAGGTCATCGCGGCGttttgcacagaccggtcagaccggtcggcgtaaccggtcagaccggtcagccaGGGCATCGCTGGTTCAGATCGTTTTGACTATCTACTGTGTGTTCTAGCACGTTCGaatgtgttggcgcgattctgtgtcaacacttATTAGCAACTTGAAATCATGAACTTTATCCAgataaatataatatatataccaTTTTCATAATTAATATAATTACGAGCTTTGAGTGAGAGGATACGAAACAACAAATATATTAAACATTTTAATACCTTGGGCACTAAAAACTGTTTTTATCGAAAACAACAACGGTCCGATTTGGCACTGTAGGTACTAGGGACCCTCGAGTCTCGCTCGCGATGCTTCCAAACAACATCTAACTTATTTGAATCAGATAAATACCAAAGGTGGTTTACTAGAGGCTTGATCCGCTACCAACTGAAGCGATAAATATTTTACATTCCCGAGCGGCAGTCAAACGGAGGCGTGGTAAATATTTTTCTTCCCAAATCCTAGTAACAATCAATATGACAGGGGTTGACAACGACCTAGAATTGTTAGAACTTGTTTTCTATTACATTTTCATCAAAAACAAAGTCGAATAGGATGCTGCTGGTCAGACTCTACGTGCTGTATTATAATGTTTGCGTGACAGGAAACCAACGGGCGCCAGTTGGCTAAGTATTTTACAGATTTCATTGGCTGAGTTAAGTTCTACATCTCTAGTGGATCCAATAGAAGAAAGATGGGTGTGAGATATGAATGCAGCCATGCAAAATTTCTAAACTCTTCAGAAATTTATGATTGGCAAGGGGGGCCGGAGCCCGTATGGCCCTAACTGGGTATCTCATTGAGGTCGAAAACTGATCATCCTGTCTAGAAAGGGGTGTCTCTGGGTCCGTGCAGGCTCCGGACCCATATTTGAAGGATCGATAAAATATAAAGTATACCTTATGTATAGTAATATAAGATACTTCAATTTCGTTAATTTTCAGCTCAATTCATAGCAAATCAAAGTCTAAATTGCATCCAGAAGTCACACATCGTATTCCCGATTGTTGATCGTCCGACGCCCAGCCttccgcgcggcggccgcggcagagCTCGATTCGATCACCGATACTGTTTATCTTCTGTCGTGCACTGACACTCGTGCCTCGTAGAGGCGGATTTTGATGCGGACTCACACCTGGCGATTGCGGAGTCGACTCTCCGACGCCGGTCGCTAGACATGAGTCGCGAGACGTCCACGAGCTACGCCCAGTTCTAGACGGCCACAGCACTCTGCAGGCTAGACCCTGCTGCCGCTAGGGCTCCTATGATCCTATCTTAATATTTCGCATTGGGCTCCCGGTTTGGGCTTGTCTAGATAAGAAGTTCACCGCAACAATTAAAAATAGCTAATCCATGCGAGTATGCGGCATGATCGTAACAATTAAAAATAGCTAATTCATGCGAGTATGCGGCATTAAAAGTCAGTACCTGAGGAAAAGGAGGACAGTGTatgtgcggcggtggcgccgcccaagGCTTGGTCGTGCTAGCCGATGTTACTGGCAGGGGGCGTGAAAGCAACACGCGCGTGACGGGAGCGGCGGCAGTCAGCAGAAGAATTTGCCAGTCTGGGCGGCCCAAGAGATCTTGGCGAGCTCGGATCGATTGGTGAAGTCGCCGCGTCATCAGGTGTGGGCCTGTGGGGCAGCGGCCGGCGCAGCGTAGGAAGCAACTCATGAACAACGAGAAGGATAGGCAGCCGAATGATTTGCTGGTCTACTCGGCTTATGCAAGGACGCAGTCGTGCATGAATGCGAGGGGGCGCTGGGAGATGCAACGCAGCTGCAAGGAAGGTTTTGAACTTTTGAAAGATGAGACCGTAAAAACAACTTAAATAGACTAGGTAAAATACTAGTTAAATTTAGAGTTTGAGAAGAACTCTGAGGAAATAGAAAACTTTCTAAACGGTGGGAAACCACCAGAGTTTTTCTTTTCGAATCGAACTCTCCAAATCAGACTCTCCATATTAATTATACACATTCAAATCAGAGTCTCCCTTTCCTGGTGATTTTTTTCTCGTCGACAGTTCATGGGCACCGCCGCCGACCAGTCTCCACGACGATGCAACGCCTGGCCGCCGGCACCAGGTGACAGTCGTGAGGAAGCCACGCCTGCTAGccaccgcctggccgccgccccgAGGAAGCCACGCCTGGACGTGAGGGCACGAGGACACTGCCGTTGCGCTGTTTATGCTTGGGCTTTttatttagttgcaaaatttaaaattctaaaactaTCATATCGAAAGAGAATCATACAACATTGAGTATTAAAAAAGGGAATCTTACGCGAATGGAGTATTAAAACTAAACGAAACAAAAATTGAATTggatagtttgcttgtaaattgcgagacaaatctaatgaattTAATTAGGCTATGAATAGACGATAAATTGCTACAATACAAATgtgctaatgatagattaattagtcttaataaattcgtctagtagtttacagacgagttttgtaattagttttgtgatcactctatatttaatattcaaATGTGCAAAAAttccatttcaaaaactttacagctgcaactaaacaaggcattGGATGCTAGACGCTGGCAAGCTGCCGCCGTGACATCTGACAGAAAATGGGAACCTTGTTCAGTCCAATATAACAGTACACTTTAGGGGTTTGCTTGTACATATACAAACTTGTAGATGCTTGCTTGTACATGAATCAAAGGACAATCAGGAACAAAGGGATAACATTGGACCTAAATTCATACCCTATGTTTCGATTTTTCCTAATAAGAAGAGAGATAATAGAGTGAGAGGAAATGCAATGCTCCTGTCTTTTACATGGATAAATAGCCTAGCTAAACATATATGACAAGTTAACAATCTAGTGTAGTTCTACAACCTGCATTTCCAAAAGCAAATTGATCATAAGCCTTTGTCTATCAGAAACAAAATTTAGAACCACGAGTTTTAGAGTATGAGAAGCTTATCCCAGTTCTGAACCAATGatacatgcaaggc
This genomic interval carries:
- the LOC120675938 gene encoding poly [ADP-ribose] polymerase 2-like, with the protein product MSTRLRVEELRAELQRRGLDESGNKPALVRRLDAAIRKEEEAAVAAAAADGDGVVVDGEGNGGCKANKKRKRTGDGVEEGNGDASLEAAKLEGMSYRELQGVAKSRGLAANGSKKDVIERLLLVPANATDDVQDEKRAPKGGVEKVEEVKKEKMVTATKKGAAVLDQHIPDHIKANYHVLQLGDDIYDATLNQTNVGDNNNKFYIIQVLESDAGGSFLVYNRWGRVGARGQDKLHGPFSTRDQAIYEFEGKFQNKTNNLWCDRKKFRCYAKKYTWLEMDYGETHKETNKAEKKGSITDQIKETKLETRIAQFISLICNISMMKQQMVEIGYNADKLPLGKLSKSTILKGYDVLKRISNVISRADRRQLEQLTGEFYTVIPHDFGFRKMREFIIDSPQKLKAKLEMVEALGEIEIAIKLLEDDSSDQDDPLYAQYKQLHCDFTPLEADSEEYSMIKAYLMNTHGKTHSGYTVDVVQIFKVSRQGETERFQKFASTGNRMLLWHGSRLSNWAGILSLGLRIAPPEAPVTGYMFGKGVYFADMFSKSANYCYASESSRSGVLLLCEVALGDMNELLNADYHANNLPKGKLSTKGVGQTAPDLSEAKVTNDGVVVPLGKPKQEPSKRGSLLYNEYIVYNVDQIRMRYVLHVSFNFKRR